One region of Myxococcales bacterium genomic DNA includes:
- a CDS encoding ketopantoate reductase family protein: protein MLPDSMKIVFFGTGVIGGSVGGWIAPHYPHLYFLDREPISTALRTGGITLYQQETPAERQRVSVRVIDDLAAVPDADVVVLGVKNYSLEGAARAIREKLGDRPVIFAMQNGAENQRILPHYFSKVIYCVVSYNAWMDEPVVIGYQKKGPLVIGTIHNELQPEMAAIARVFNLGVETIVTPHLQDAVYTKMVINLTNSLTTLIGMGYREIGDRALFQKLLTNMTYEGIQILRAAGFNECKLGGMPSWLVIRAGAKLPRLLTKPLFERNVKKMVLSSMAQDVLQRRGGTSELETLNGHLLHLADRHGLAVPYNRAVYELCREEFSRPDFQPLEVKEVWLAVKKQLAARR from the coding sequence ATGTTGCCTGACTCGATGAAAATCGTCTTTTTCGGCACCGGTGTCATCGGCGGTTCGGTCGGCGGTTGGATCGCGCCGCACTATCCGCATCTGTATTTTCTCGATCGCGAGCCGATCAGCACGGCCCTGCGGACCGGCGGCATCACCCTGTACCAGCAGGAAACGCCGGCGGAGCGGCAACGGGTCTCCGTGCGGGTGATCGACGACCTCGCCGCGGTGCCGGACGCCGACGTCGTGGTGCTGGGCGTGAAGAATTACAGCCTCGAAGGCGCGGCCCGCGCCATTCGGGAAAAGCTCGGCGACCGTCCGGTCATCTTCGCGATGCAAAACGGCGCGGAAAACCAGCGCATCCTACCGCACTATTTTTCGAAGGTGATCTATTGCGTGGTCAGCTACAACGCCTGGATGGACGAGCCGGTCGTCATCGGCTATCAGAAAAAGGGCCCGCTGGTCATCGGCACGATCCACAACGAACTGCAACCGGAAATGGCGGCCATCGCCCGGGTCTTCAACCTGGGCGTCGAAACCATCGTCACCCCGCACCTGCAGGACGCTGTTTACACCAAGATGGTCATCAACCTGACCAACTCGCTGACCACACTGATTGGCATGGGCTACCGGGAAATCGGCGACCGCGCCCTCTTCCAGAAACTGCTGACCAACATGACCTACGAGGGCATCCAAATCCTGCGGGCGGCCGGCTTCAACGAATGCAAGCTGGGCGGCATGCCTTCCTGGCTGGTCATCCGCGCCGGCGCCAAACTGCCGCGCCTGCTGACCAAACCGCTGTTCGAGCGCAACGTGAAAAAGATGGTGCTCAGCAGCATGGCGCAGGACGTGCTGCAACGGCGCGGCGGCACATCGGAACTGGAGACGCTCAACGGCCATTTGTTGCATCTCGCCGATCGGCACGGCCTGGCGGTGCCTTACAATCGCGCCGTGTACGAATTGTGCCGCGAGGAATTCAGCCGGCCGGATTTTCAGCCGCTGGAAGTGAAGGAAGTCTGGCTGGCGGTGAAAAAGCAGCTCGCCGCCCGGCGTTAA
- a CDS encoding inorganic phosphate transporter, with product MRNFSVNTLIIVTFLAALAFDYVNGFHDAANSIATVVSTRVITPRLAVAWAAFWNFVAAFTFGTGVALTIGKGVVHTDQVTVPVIFSGLIGAITWNLITWWLALPSSSSHALVGGYAGAAVMFNGMDMIIPSGLIKIAAFIVISPIIGLILGLFNQVVVTWLSRNGSPLKLNRLFRRLQLLSAAIYSFSHGTNDAQKTMGILFALLVAGGKLQLTDKMPMWILFLCYAMIAAGTLTGGFRIVRTMGMKLTKLNPMHGFCAETGGGVTILAVSHFGIPVSTTHTITGAIIGTGMAGGVRSVRWIVAQRILWAWILTIPVSAAIGAFVYWVMSLFGY from the coding sequence ATGAGGAATTTCTCCGTGAATACGCTGATCATCGTCACTTTTCTGGCGGCTCTGGCCTTCGATTACGTCAACGGTTTTCACGATGCCGCCAATTCCATCGCCACGGTGGTTTCCACCCGGGTAATCACTCCGCGGCTGGCGGTCGCCTGGGCGGCGTTTTGGAACTTCGTCGCGGCGTTCACCTTCGGCACCGGTGTCGCGCTTACCATCGGCAAAGGCGTCGTCCATACCGACCAGGTCACCGTGCCGGTCATCTTTTCCGGCCTGATCGGCGCCATCACCTGGAACCTCATCACCTGGTGGCTGGCGCTGCCATCTTCCTCCTCGCACGCTTTGGTCGGGGGTTATGCGGGTGCGGCGGTCATGTTCAACGGCATGGACATGATCATTCCGTCGGGACTGATCAAAATCGCCGCGTTTATCGTGATTTCACCCATCATCGGCCTCATCCTGGGCTTGTTCAATCAAGTGGTGGTGACCTGGCTGTCGCGCAACGGTTCGCCGCTCAAACTGAACCGCTTGTTTCGTCGCCTTCAATTGTTATCGGCGGCGATTTATTCCTTTTCACACGGCACCAACGACGCGCAGAAGACCATGGGCATCCTGTTCGCCCTGCTGGTGGCCGGCGGCAAATTGCAACTCACCGATAAAATGCCGATGTGGATTCTCTTCCTATGCTACGCGATGATCGCCGCCGGCACGCTGACCGGCGGTTTTCGCATCGTACGGACGATGGGCATGAAACTGACCAAGCTCAATCCGATGCACGGCTTCTGCGCCGAAACCGGCGGCGGCGTGACGATTCTGGCCGTCTCCCATTTCGGCATCCCGGTTTCCACCACGCATACCATCACCGGCGCCATCATCGGCACCGGCATGGCGGGCGGCGTCCGGTCGGTGCGGTGGATCGTCGCTCAACGGATTCTCTGGGCGTGGATCCTGACGATTCCCGTCTCGGCCGCCATCGGCGCGTTCGTCTATTGGGTCATGTCCCTGTTCGGTTATTGA
- a CDS encoding methionine adenosyltransferase has protein sequence MPSKQLVFSAESVTCGQSDKLCDLIVDTILDRVLAEDRFARVDLQAMAAPGMVLVAGELTTNTYIDITGTTREVLAGCGYNNPENPFNARSVAVLHILQEQSTEVALAVDKRGAGNQGVVIGYATNEAQAAGLDSNLMPVPIHLAHQLTKRLCDIRMQGKIAGLHSDGQVHVTFLYENNVPVRLLNATVSAQHSPTVKETEFREAVMHHVLKPALKGLGKIDTKKAELLVNHSGPFTSGGPNADIGVSGRTMVMDLYGMAVPSGGMTLCGKDPTKTDRAATYMARHVAKCVVAAKLADRCEVRLAYLFGREKPVSVQLNTFGTGKLESDKALADAIMKVFDLTTPGIVEHLNLRRVKYAPICCFGHLGHEGSPWEDTAPAAALLTAAKGKKGGRK, from the coding sequence ATGCCTTCCAAACAACTAGTTTTCAGCGCGGAATCCGTAACTTGCGGACAGTCGGACAAGCTTTGCGATCTGATCGTCGATACCATTTTGGATCGGGTTTTGGCCGAGGATCGTTTTGCGCGCGTCGACCTGCAGGCGATGGCCGCGCCCGGCATGGTGTTGGTTGCCGGCGAACTGACCACCAACACGTACATCGATATCACCGGCACGACGCGGGAAGTGCTCGCGGGCTGCGGGTACAACAATCCCGAGAATCCCTTCAACGCGCGTTCGGTGGCCGTGCTCCACATTTTGCAGGAGCAGTCGACCGAAGTCGCGTTGGCGGTCGACAAGCGCGGCGCGGGCAATCAAGGGGTCGTCATCGGCTACGCCACCAACGAAGCCCAGGCGGCGGGTCTGGACTCCAACCTGATGCCGGTGCCCATTCACCTGGCGCACCAATTGACCAAGCGGCTCTGCGACATTCGAATGCAAGGCAAGATTGCCGGCCTGCATTCCGACGGCCAGGTTCACGTGACCTTCCTCTATGAAAACAACGTGCCGGTCCGGCTGCTCAACGCCACGGTCAGCGCCCAGCACAGCCCGACCGTCAAGGAAACGGAATTCCGCGAGGCGGTCATGCACCACGTGCTGAAGCCGGCGCTGAAAGGGCTGGGAAAAATCGACACCAAAAAAGCCGAACTGCTGGTCAACCATTCCGGGCCTTTCACCTCGGGCGGGCCGAACGCCGATATCGGCGTGAGCGGGCGCACCATGGTGATGGACCTTTACGGCATGGCGGTGCCCAGCGGCGGCATGACGCTTTGCGGCAAGGATCCGACAAAGACCGACCGCGCCGCCACTTACATGGCCCGCCACGTCGCCAAGTGCGTGGTCGCGGCGAAACTCGCCGACCGCTGCGAGGTCCGCCTGGCTTATCTGTTCGGCCGCGAAAAACCGGTCAGCGTTCAGCTCAACACCTTCGGCACCGGTAAGCTCGAATCCGACAAGGCGCTGGCCGACGCGATCATGAAAGTGTTCGACCTGACCACCCCGGGCATCGTCGAACACCTCAACCTCCGCCGCGTCAAATACGCTCCGATCTGCTGCTTCGGCCACCTCGGACACGAAGGCTCCCCCTGGGAAGACACCGCGCCGGCCGCGGCCCTGCTGACCGCCGCGAAAGGCAAGAAAGGAGGTCGGAAATGA
- a CDS encoding aminotransferase class I/II-fold pyridoxal phosphate-dependent enzyme: MSASSKTGFSTKCVHGRKHTDKHDPHGRKPFGTVSTPIFMSSTFAFESVEHGAKIFAGESKDYTYTRIGNPTTAALESEVAFLEGAERGLALASGMAAVSHLTFHLVKPGEKFLYAKTLYGGTFAFFSHVCESHFKMKPIVIDATNLDEVAAAIDKDTKMLFIETPSNPTLALIDIAGCAEIARKHGVPLVVDNTFATPYLQNPIEFGADYVLHSLTKYLGGHGDLVGGLVVGSEENMARLHKDIYVDVGGCLSPFNAWLVLRGIRTLPARMDRHCKSAMEIAQFLSFHPKVEQVFYPGLRSNPDYHLAVKQMRNFGGMVSFLVKGGREAAAKMADNAKLWTLAVSLGDVDSLLSVPASTTHSTYSNEELRAAGIDPGLIRLSVGLEDVDDLIEDLRDALRTI; the protein is encoded by the coding sequence ATGAGCGCTTCGTCCAAAACCGGCTTCTCGACCAAATGCGTTCACGGCCGCAAGCACACCGACAAACACGATCCGCACGGGCGCAAACCGTTCGGCACCGTCTCCACGCCGATTTTCATGTCGTCGACCTTCGCCTTCGAATCGGTCGAACACGGCGCGAAAATCTTTGCCGGCGAATCGAAAGACTACACCTACACCCGCATCGGCAACCCGACGACGGCGGCGCTGGAAAGCGAAGTGGCCTTTCTGGAAGGCGCGGAACGCGGATTGGCGCTGGCCTCGGGCATGGCGGCGGTCAGCCACCTGACCTTTCACCTGGTCAAGCCTGGCGAAAAGTTCCTTTACGCCAAAACGCTGTACGGCGGCACGTTCGCTTTCTTCTCGCACGTCTGCGAATCGCACTTTAAAATGAAACCGATCGTCATCGACGCCACGAATCTCGACGAGGTCGCCGCGGCGATCGATAAAGACACCAAGATGCTGTTCATCGAAACGCCGTCGAACCCGACGCTGGCCCTGATCGACATCGCCGGGTGCGCGGAGATCGCGCGGAAACACGGCGTGCCGTTGGTGGTCGACAACACGTTCGCCACGCCCTATCTGCAAAATCCGATCGAATTCGGCGCGGATTACGTGCTGCACAGCCTGACCAAATACCTCGGCGGCCACGGCGACCTGGTGGGCGGCCTGGTGGTCGGGTCCGAGGAAAATATGGCCCGCCTGCACAAGGACATCTACGTCGACGTCGGCGGTTGCCTCAGCCCGTTCAACGCCTGGCTGGTTCTGCGCGGCATCCGCACCCTGCCCGCGCGCATGGATCGCCACTGCAAGAGCGCCATGGAAATCGCGCAATTTCTGTCCTTCCATCCCAAAGTCGAACAGGTGTTTTATCCCGGATTGCGCTCCAACCCGGATTACCACCTGGCCGTCAAGCAAATGCGCAATTTCGGCGGCATGGTGTCGTTCCTGGTCAAGGGCGGACGCGAAGCCGCGGCCAAGATGGCCGACAACGCCAAACTCTGGACCCTGGCTGTCAGCCTGGGCGATGTCGATTCCCTGCTGTCGGTTCCGGCCAGCACCACCCACAGTACCTACAGCAACGAGGAGTTGCGGGCGGCGGGAATCGACCCCGGGTTGATCCGTCTGAGCGTCGGCCTGGAAGACGTGGATGACCTGATCGAGGATCTGCGCGACGCCTTGCGCACGATCTGA